One Hordeum vulgare subsp. vulgare chromosome 4H, MorexV3_pseudomolecules_assembly, whole genome shotgun sequence DNA window includes the following coding sequences:
- the LOC123449216 gene encoding protein GID8 homolog, which produces MFLSRIVLRDLDSIDSPASMATSKKVVTRDEWERKLRDVKIRKEDMNRLVMNFLVTEGFVDAADKFRVESGTQPDIDLATITDRMEVKKAVQSGNVQEAIEKINDLNPTILDTNPELYFHLQQQKLIELIRVGKINEALEFAQEELAPRGEENQAFLEEIEKTVALLVFEDVKNCPYGELLDVSQRLKTASEVNAAILTSQSHEKDPKLPSLLKMLIWTQNQLNEKAAYPRINNLSTAALEDPAI; this is translated from the exons ATGTTCCTCTCCCGCATCGTCCTGCGCGACCTGGACTCCATCGACTCCCCCGCCTCCATGGCGACCTCGAAGAAGGTGGTGACGCGCGACGAGTGGGAGCGCAAGCTCCGCGACGTCAAGATCCGCAAGGAGGACATGAACCGCCTAGTCATGAATTTCCTCGTCACCGAGGGCTTCGTCGACGCCGCCGACAAGTTCCGCGTCGAGTCCGGCACCCAAC CGGACATCGACCTGGCCACCATCACGGATCGGATGGAGGTGAAAAAAGCGGTTCAGTCAGGGAATGTTCAGGAGGCAATCGAGAAGATCAACGATCTTAACCCCACG ATTCTGGATACAAATCCCGAATTATACTTCCATCTACAGCAGCAAAAGCTAATAGAGTTGATTCGTGTGGGGAAAATAAATGAAGCTTTGGAGTTTGCTCAAGAAGAACTTGCACCAAGAGGCGAAGAAAAT CAAGCCTTTCTTGAGGAAATAGAGAAAACTGTAGCACTTTTGGTTTTTGAAGATGTAAAAAACTGCCCATATGGTGAACTATTGGACGTTTCTCAACGCTTAAAGACGGCAAGTGAAGTTAATGCTGCCATTCTTACAAGCCAAAGTCACGAGAAAG ATCCAAAGCTCCCCAGCCTGTTGAAGATGCTGATCTGGACTCAAAACCAGCTGAACGAGAAGGCAGCATATCCCCGGATCAATAACTTGTCCACCGCCGCACTGGAAGATCCAGCAATATGA